Proteins from a single region of Phycisphaeraceae bacterium D3-23:
- a CDS encoding arylsulfatase, producing the protein MPRLIACLILCLSTLAYGATTADTQPTDDAADHPLAGQRPNIILVITDDQGYGDLACHGHPYLRTPNLDQLHSQSTRLTDFHVSPTCAPTRAALMSGMAPFRNGVTHTILERERMALTSRTIAQSLQDAGYATGIFGKWHLGDEEPYQPGSRGFEEVFIHGGGGIGQAYPGSCADAPDNQYFNPVIRHNGSFVRTQGFCTDVFFHQALGWIREQSQNEAEPFFAYITTNAPHGPFICPDDYKPYYQQHTDEDRRVGFYGMIENIDDNMGVLLDKLDEWDLADNTLLIFMSDNGSAMGDYSAGMLGMKGSHHEGGSRVPSFWRWPGQLEAARDIDTMLRHIDYFPTLAQIAGADVPEGLDGRNMLPLLTDPDATWEDRYTFFHLGRWAKEGAPGNWGRGNTDPEAMRYKRFAVRSERWRYEAGDVLNGTGDALYDIDADPGQRTNVIDQHPDIAAEMRAAYDAWWESVRPHMVNEDAPLLDYHPYHEWFHAQQQAGGIPDWAPPDLD; encoded by the coding sequence ATGCCAAGACTCATCGCCTGCCTGATCCTGTGTCTGTCTACTCTCGCCTACGGCGCCACGACCGCCGACACACAACCCACCGACGACGCGGCCGACCACCCGCTTGCCGGCCAGCGCCCCAACATCATCCTCGTCATCACCGACGACCAGGGCTACGGCGACCTCGCCTGCCACGGCCACCCCTACCTCCGCACCCCCAACCTCGACCAGCTTCACTCTCAATCCACCCGACTCACCGACTTCCATGTCAGCCCCACCTGCGCCCCGACCCGCGCCGCGCTCATGTCCGGCATGGCCCCGTTCCGCAACGGCGTCACCCACACCATCCTCGAACGCGAACGCATGGCGCTAACGTCCCGCACGATCGCGCAGTCCTTGCAAGACGCCGGCTACGCCACCGGCATCTTCGGCAAGTGGCACCTGGGCGATGAAGAGCCCTACCAGCCCGGCAGCCGCGGCTTCGAAGAAGTCTTTATCCACGGCGGCGGCGGCATCGGGCAGGCCTACCCCGGCTCGTGCGCCGATGCGCCCGACAACCAATACTTCAACCCCGTCATCCGGCACAACGGCTCGTTCGTCCGCACCCAGGGCTTCTGTACCGACGTCTTCTTCCACCAGGCCCTGGGCTGGATCCGCGAGCAAAGCCAAAACGAAGCCGAACCCTTCTTCGCCTACATCACCACCAACGCGCCCCACGGCCCGTTCATCTGCCCGGATGACTACAAGCCCTACTACCAACAACACACCGATGAAGATCGCCGCGTCGGGTTCTACGGCATGATCGAAAACATCGACGACAACATGGGCGTGCTTCTCGACAAGCTCGACGAGTGGGACCTCGCCGACAACACGCTGCTGATCTTTATGTCCGACAACGGCTCGGCGATGGGGGACTACTCGGCCGGCATGCTCGGCATGAAGGGCTCGCACCACGAGGGCGGCTCGCGCGTCCCCAGCTTCTGGCGCTGGCCGGGGCAGCTGGAGGCGGCCCGCGACATCGACACGATGCTCCGCCACATCGACTACTTCCCGACCCTCGCCCAGATCGCCGGGGCCGACGTGCCCGAGGGTTTGGACGGCCGCAACATGCTCCCGCTGCTCACCGACCCCGACGCCACCTGGGAAGACCGCTACACCTTCTTCCACCTCGGCCGCTGGGCCAAGGAAGGCGCACCGGGCAACTGGGGCCGGGGCAACACCGACCCCGAAGCGATGCGATACAAACGGTTCGCCGTGCGCAGCGAGCGCTGGCGCTACGAGGCGGGCGATGTGCTCAACGGGACTGGCGATGCGCTCTACGACATCGACGCCGACCCGGGCCAGCGGACCAACGTCATCGACCAGCACCCCGACATCGCCGCCGAGATGCGCGCCGCCTACGACGCCTGGTGGGAGTCCGTCCGCCCCCACATGGTCAACGAAGACGCGCCGCTGCTGGACTATCACCCGTACCACGAGTGGTTCCACGCCCAGCAGCAAGCCGGCGGCATCCCGGACTGGGCCCCGCCGGACCTCGACTAG
- a CDS encoding cytochrome c oxidase assembly factor Coa1 family protein, producing MTQYQTPPQQHQPQLQKPPKGWFARNWWWFLALVIGGPIFCCCGGGGLMTYMASQKINQMIEDNPAYKQAMTLLESNPEVAQELGTPITVPGAMELMSQGGGSKSVSVTSSGNSRTFDANIPVTGPNGSGTLVIVAEDATNNGTWTFKELYLELPSGERIELDTSSLPGGLQGNSGVGGSSSIGNTGATAELGEHLPRSISPNSATSIEPEKDDDPWTAFQGRQASILQGNTGSARTQFREVTAVPGTRLIYVTLDTNADGSLLQEARQHSASIAMRDQRGGFHGPIGFALLREDQSMNLSLRPRNTITADDLPRVDGADVLTIYFEAPVGVAVTEFVLGDPIGEAHPFSSPIRVTPKR from the coding sequence ATGACGCAATACCAGACCCCGCCCCAGCAGCACCAGCCGCAGTTGCAGAAGCCGCCCAAGGGGTGGTTCGCGCGGAACTGGTGGTGGTTCCTCGCGCTGGTCATCGGCGGGCCGATCTTCTGCTGCTGCGGCGGCGGCGGGCTGATGACGTACATGGCGTCGCAGAAGATCAACCAGATGATCGAGGACAACCCGGCGTACAAGCAGGCGATGACGCTGCTCGAAAGCAACCCCGAAGTCGCGCAGGAGCTGGGCACGCCGATCACCGTGCCCGGGGCGATGGAGCTGATGAGCCAGGGCGGCGGGTCCAAGTCCGTCAGCGTGACCAGCAGCGGCAACAGCCGAACCTTCGACGCCAACATCCCCGTCACCGGCCCCAACGGCAGCGGCACACTCGTCATCGTCGCGGAGGACGCGACGAACAACGGCACGTGGACATTCAAAGAGCTCTATCTCGAGCTGCCCTCGGGCGAACGGATCGAGCTGGACACATCGTCGTTGCCGGGCGGGCTGCAGGGCAACAGCGGAGTGGGCGGGAGCAGTTCGATCGGCAACACGGGCGCGACGGCCGAGCTTGGCGAACACTTACCGCGCTCGATCAGCCCGAACTCGGCGACGTCCATCGAACCTGAAAAAGACGACGACCCCTGGACCGCGTTCCAGGGCCGACAGGCGAGCATCCTGCAGGGCAATACGGGGAGTGCGCGGACGCAGTTCCGTGAAGTGACGGCCGTGCCGGGGACACGGCTGATCTATGTGACCCTCGACACCAACGCTGATGGCAGTCTGCTGCAAGAGGCTCGCCAGCACAGCGCGTCAATCGCTATGCGAGACCAGCGCGGGGGTTTCCACGGGCCAATTGGCTTTGCGTTGTTGCGCGAGGACCAGTCGATGAATCTCTCGCTTCGGCCACGTAACACGATCACCGCCGACGACCTGCCGCGCGTCGATGGGGCCGACGTGCTTACGATCTACTTCGAGGCGCCCGTCGGTGTGGCGGTGACAGAATTCGTGCTGGGCGATCCGATCGGTGAGGCTCATCCGTTTTCGTCGCCGATCCGCGTGACGCCGAAGCGTTAG
- a CDS encoding VOC family protein, protein MNQSKQKCSTGVHHVAVRTHDMAKSLAFYTGALGMTVAADFAFEGMRFVHLDTGDGSLLELVEDGEAITPADERNVHWHLCFGTDRIESAMVAVAAAGMPVTMPVTPLELNDTSGGTPRAVHIKVAFFTGPSGEVVELLQECD, encoded by the coding sequence ATGAACCAAAGTAAACAAAAGTGTAGCACCGGGGTCCACCACGTCGCGGTGCGTACGCATGACATGGCCAAGTCGCTGGCGTTTTATACCGGCGCGCTCGGGATGACCGTCGCGGCGGACTTTGCGTTTGAGGGGATGCGGTTTGTCCATCTGGACACCGGCGACGGCTCGCTGCTCGAACTCGTTGAAGACGGCGAGGCGATCACGCCGGCGGACGAGCGCAATGTCCACTGGCACCTGTGCTTCGGGACCGACCGGATCGAGTCGGCGATGGTCGCGGTCGCGGCGGCGGGGATGCCGGTGACGATGCCCGTGACGCCGTTGGAGCTGAACGACACGTCGGGCGGTACGCCCAGGGCCGTGCACATCAAGGTCGCGTTCTTCACCGGGCCCAGCGGCGAAGTCGTCGAGCTGCTGCAGGAATGCGATTAG
- a CDS encoding SRPBCC family protein, translating into MPITHTIRVDAPRPTVWQHIEDPELQKAWMTGLLSNELIEGEKSQVGGKFKMVIKEGRKEQTYDGEITAHDEPNHLGVAFWGGHFKGVTRVTADYHLSEDNGGTRLDYVCDFEGEMGFLMKLMMPLFMCFGKMQLKKMLKKLKENAEGGGTTAAA; encoded by the coding sequence ATGCCTATCACCCACACGATCCGCGTCGATGCGCCACGCCCCACCGTCTGGCAACACATCGAGGACCCCGAGTTGCAGAAGGCATGGATGACCGGGCTGCTCTCTAACGAGTTGATCGAGGGCGAAAAGTCCCAGGTCGGCGGGAAGTTCAAGATGGTCATCAAGGAAGGCCGGAAGGAGCAGACCTATGACGGCGAGATCACCGCGCACGACGAGCCGAATCACCTGGGCGTCGCGTTCTGGGGCGGGCACTTCAAGGGGGTGACGCGCGTCACCGCCGACTACCACCTGTCGGAAGACAACGGCGGGACCAGGCTCGACTACGTCTGCGACTTCGAGGGGGAGATGGGGTTCCTTATGAAGCTGATGATGCCGCTGTTCATGTGCTTCGGCAAGATGCAGCTCAAGAAGATGCTGAAGAAGCTGAAAGAGAACGCCGAGGGCGGCGGGACCACGGCGGCGGCGTAG
- the ettA gene encoding energy-dependent translational throttle protein EttA, giving the protein MSSPKTNDPEKIIYSMINVTKEYNNKPVLKDINLSYFYGAKIGVLGLNGAGKSSLLRILAGTDTEYEGKTVLQPGYSVGLLEQEPRLNPEQTVIESVREAAGEVYALLAEYDQINEQFAEPMDDDAMTKLIEKQGKVQDKLEHMGAWEIDSKLEMAMDALRCPPEDALIGPLSGGEKRRVALCRLLLQQPDVLLLDEPTNHLDAESVGWLESHLQKYPGTIIAITHDRYFLDNVAGWILELDRGEGIPWKGNYSSWLAQKDTRLALEGSRQEARRKELQRELEWIGKTPQGRQAKNKARIQRYEDMYEEQQRAKETEVQIYIPPGPRLGNIVIRAKDVSKAYGDKLLLDNVSFDLPAGGIVGVIGPNGAGKTTLFRMITGEEQPDSGEVTVGDTVALSYVEQSRETLEDKTSVWEAISGGKETLKLGKMEVNSRAYVAKYSFTGTDQSQAVGTLSGGQRNRVHLARMLTRPLNVLLLDEPTNDLDVKTIRALEEALENFPGCAVIISHDRWFLDRVATHILAFEGDSQVRFFEGNYQMYHADQLKRLGVEADQPHRLKYRKLTRG; this is encoded by the coding sequence ATGAGCAGCCCCAAGACCAACGACCCCGAGAAGATCATCTACTCGATGATCAACGTCACCAAGGAATACAACAACAAGCCCGTGCTGAAGGACATCAACCTGTCCTACTTCTACGGCGCGAAGATCGGTGTGCTCGGCCTAAACGGCGCAGGCAAGTCGTCGCTATTGCGCATCCTCGCGGGGACGGATACCGAGTACGAAGGCAAGACCGTCTTGCAGCCGGGCTACTCGGTCGGGCTGCTCGAGCAGGAGCCCAGGCTCAACCCGGAGCAGACGGTGATCGAGTCGGTGCGGGAGGCGGCGGGCGAGGTGTACGCATTGCTCGCGGAGTACGACCAGATTAATGAGCAGTTTGCCGAGCCGATGGACGACGACGCGATGACGAAGCTCATCGAGAAACAAGGGAAGGTGCAGGACAAGCTCGAGCATATGGGGGCGTGGGAGATCGACAGCAAGCTGGAGATGGCGATGGATGCGCTGCGGTGTCCGCCGGAGGATGCGTTGATCGGGCCGTTGTCGGGCGGTGAGAAACGGCGGGTCGCGCTTTGCCGGTTGTTGTTGCAGCAGCCGGACGTGCTGCTGCTCGATGAGCCGACGAACCACCTCGATGCGGAGTCGGTGGGCTGGCTCGAATCGCACCTGCAAAAATATCCGGGCACGATCATCGCGATCACGCACGACCGCTACTTCCTCGACAACGTCGCGGGCTGGATCCTCGAGCTCGACCGCGGCGAGGGCATCCCGTGGAAGGGCAACTACTCGTCCTGGCTCGCGCAGAAAGATACCCGGCTTGCGCTGGAGGGATCGCGTCAAGAGGCGCGGCGGAAAGAACTCCAGCGCGAGCTCGAATGGATCGGCAAGACGCCGCAGGGCCGACAGGCCAAGAACAAGGCCCGCATCCAGCGGTACGAAGATATGTATGAAGAACAACAACGCGCCAAAGAAACCGAGGTGCAGATCTATATCCCGCCCGGCCCGCGCCTGGGCAATATCGTCATCCGCGCCAAAGACGTCTCCAAGGCCTACGGCGACAAGCTGCTGCTCGACAACGTCAGCTTCGACCTGCCGGCCGGGGGCATCGTCGGCGTCATCGGCCCCAACGGCGCGGGCAAGACCACCCTCTTCCGCATGATCACCGGCGAAGAACAGCCCGACAGCGGCGAGGTCACGGTCGGCGACACGGTCGCGCTGTCCTACGTCGAGCAGTCGCGTGAGACGCTCGAAGACAAGACCTCTGTATGGGAGGCGATCAGCGGGGGCAAAGAGACCTTGAAGCTCGGCAAGATGGAGGTCAACAGCCGGGCGTATGTCGCGAAGTATTCGTTTACGGGGACGGACCAGTCGCAGGCCGTCGGCACGCTCTCGGGCGGGCAGCGCAACCGCGTCCACCTGGCGCGCATGCTGACCCGGCCGCTCAACGTGCTGCTGCTGGACGAACCGACCAACGACCTCGATGTGAAAACCATCCGCGCGCTCGAAGAGGCGCTGGAAAACTTCCCGGGCTGCGCGGTCATTATCAGCCACGACCGCTGGTTCCTCGACCGCGTCGCGACGCACATCCTCGCGTTCGAGGGCGACAGCCAGGTGCGGTTCTTCGAGGGCAACTACCAGATGTACCACGCCGACCAGCTCAAACGCCTGGGTGTCGAGGCGGACCAGCCGCATCGGCTGAAGTACCGCAAGCTGACGCGGGGGTAA
- a CDS encoding TlpA disulfide reductase family protein, giving the protein MRLASITLLTSLIAAAALSGCVRSEPAAHDPADAGAPTPDHAEQQATDTQPAQVARTLEGERPSPPADGPSFSRYSGSGPVRVYRDENTDAVADPDTLIGKPVPAFSLNDIAGNTLTPESLKGSVVLLDFWASWCGPCLATSPVMQALHEEWAGRGLVVIGANVSEFDEGQLTHTPDAARAYAAEHSYTYTFTYGSDDLKTACGVQGLPTFILIDRDGTVVEVITGSDDNLQETLRHQIEELLE; this is encoded by the coding sequence ATGCGTCTCGCCTCGATCACCCTCCTCACGTCTCTCATCGCGGCGGCCGCGCTGTCGGGCTGCGTCCGATCCGAACCCGCCGCACACGACCCGGCCGACGCCGGCGCTCCCACGCCAGACCACGCCGAACAACAAGCCACCGATACCCAGCCCGCGCAAGTCGCACGCACGCTGGAAGGCGAGCGCCCCTCCCCGCCGGCGGACGGCCCCAGCTTCTCCCGCTACAGCGGGTCCGGGCCCGTCCGTGTGTATCGCGACGAGAACACAGACGCCGTGGCCGACCCCGACACGCTCATCGGCAAGCCGGTGCCCGCCTTCTCACTGAACGATATCGCCGGCAACACGCTGACCCCTGAATCCCTGAAGGGCTCGGTCGTCCTCCTGGATTTCTGGGCGTCGTGGTGTGGCCCGTGCCTGGCGACCTCGCCGGTCATGCAGGCCCTCCACGAGGAGTGGGCCGGCAGGGGACTGGTCGTCATCGGCGCGAACGTCTCCGAGTTCGACGAAGGCCAGCTCACCCACACCCCCGACGCCGCCCGCGCCTATGCCGCCGAGCACAGCTACACCTACACGTTCACCTACGGCTCGGACGACCTGAAAACCGCCTGCGGCGTGCAAGGGCTGCCGACCTTCATCCTCATCGACCGCGACGGCACGGTCGTCGAGGTGATCACCGGCAGCGACGACAACCTGCAGGAAACCCTGCGCCACCAGATCGAAGAGCTGCTGGAGTAG
- a CDS encoding PAS domain S-box protein, whose protein sequence is MAQVQTMPTGSSGAVLRPGWVARPTVAAQALVASTFVLLWVLTEWLTQHFLMAPGVSGWYPPAGLGVAMVWAFGVRYVGAVFVAAFIGQLVMWSSDEPLTAHSIGVGLSVTAVKVGVYVAVGLILRRVMPPIVRMVRPWQAGAVVLVLLSGALATALGGIGLKALWGEPFGNSFIAAALGWAVGDAIGLLIAAPLAVRVVLPAMCRWPMLLARAGRARRGELPEIPGEVVRPLGWGLVTAGVMAGLYIWPATRDLNVMYIGFVAVPLIAVAYGLSGGLLALSLVSVLGLAAVSWYQPGFDVMFEMQLMMIAMAVSTLMIGAISTLRTREEQSASRERRWTALALRGGGLGRWQWEVGTTHLVSDYVLTDLLGYARQDVRHDTRWWRERVHPDDDQPRRDSLERCLSGESEYHEAETRILDAQGGWVWYHTQGKVIAVDASGKPTLLAGTHQEITERKRMAELEREAESSQRSEKRFRALADASPVGVFQTDPRGAFMYVNPAWTQTTGLDMADALYRHAPAFAHVDDRDAVADHWATATKLGIAMSCEMRLHRTDDTARWVSMQASPIMQDDGQLSGYVGTVVDITDYRERVAMMEDSEARYRTLAEHANDMIWRVSGAEAIFTYVSPSVHALLGYAPEEMVGTDAYDYFHPDDVEQVRAKHGAMSPEHPEFFSTHRYRRRDGGYIVFDAIGRLVVPDEPGEPTYIVGISRDVTRRAEAEQQREALEQRLLQSQKLDALGGFARGVAHDFRNTLYAINASAQSAAKQIEPDHAAHRPLQLVQDACEQASAITQSLLTFARGQGATKERINLAEVVSESARLLDALLTERTRVHCETPTDRPLWIEGNRAELEQVLMNLTTNARDAMPDGGSVHVALTDDDGQAVLAVTDTGQGMTPDVMRRALDPFFTTKARLKGTGLGLALVHGVIENHGGTVLLHSTPGQGTTVTLKVPLAAAPAVEAAPNPLPFPKASAS, encoded by the coding sequence ATGGCGCAGGTGCAAACGATGCCGACGGGTTCCTCCGGGGCGGTGTTGCGGCCGGGCTGGGTGGCCCGGCCGACGGTGGCGGCGCAGGCGTTGGTGGCGTCGACGTTTGTGCTGTTGTGGGTGCTGACGGAGTGGCTGACGCAGCATTTCCTCATGGCCCCGGGCGTGAGCGGGTGGTACCCGCCGGCGGGGCTGGGGGTGGCGATGGTGTGGGCTTTTGGCGTGCGGTATGTCGGTGCGGTGTTTGTCGCGGCGTTCATCGGTCAGCTGGTGATGTGGTCTTCGGATGAGCCGTTGACCGCGCACTCGATTGGTGTCGGGTTGTCGGTGACGGCGGTGAAGGTCGGTGTGTATGTCGCGGTGGGGCTGATCCTGCGTCGGGTGATGCCGCCGATCGTGCGTATGGTTCGTCCGTGGCAGGCGGGGGCGGTGGTGCTGGTGCTGCTGAGTGGCGCGTTGGCGACGGCCCTGGGGGGGATCGGTCTGAAGGCGTTGTGGGGCGAACCGTTTGGCAACTCGTTTATCGCCGCGGCGTTGGGCTGGGCGGTGGGCGACGCGATCGGGCTGCTAATCGCGGCACCGCTGGCGGTTCGGGTGGTGTTGCCGGCGATGTGCCGCTGGCCGATGCTGTTGGCCCGCGCAGGCCGGGCGCGGCGTGGCGAGTTGCCGGAGATCCCCGGCGAGGTCGTGCGTCCGCTGGGCTGGGGCCTGGTGACGGCGGGGGTGATGGCGGGGCTCTACATTTGGCCGGCCACGCGCGACCTGAACGTCATGTACATCGGTTTTGTCGCGGTGCCGCTGATCGCGGTGGCATACGGCCTGTCGGGCGGTCTGCTCGCGCTGTCGCTGGTGAGCGTGCTCGGGCTGGCTGCGGTGAGCTGGTACCAGCCGGGCTTCGATGTGATGTTCGAGATGCAGCTGATGATGATCGCGATGGCGGTCTCGACGCTGATGATCGGCGCGATCTCGACGCTGCGCACGCGCGAGGAACAGTCCGCAAGCCGGGAGCGGCGGTGGACGGCGCTGGCACTGCGAGGCGGCGGGCTGGGGCGTTGGCAGTGGGAAGTGGGGACCACGCACCTGGTGTCGGACTATGTCCTGACGGATCTGCTGGGGTATGCCCGGCAGGATGTGCGACACGACACACGCTGGTGGCGCGAACGGGTCCACCCGGATGACGACCAGCCCCGGCGTGACTCGCTCGAGCGCTGCCTGTCGGGCGAGAGCGAGTACCACGAAGCCGAGACGCGGATCCTCGATGCCCAGGGCGGCTGGGTGTGGTACCACACCCAGGGGAAGGTGATCGCGGTCGATGCGTCGGGCAAGCCGACGCTCTTGGCGGGGACCCATCAGGAGATCACGGAGCGCAAGCGGATGGCGGAGCTCGAGCGGGAGGCCGAATCAAGCCAGCGGAGCGAGAAGCGTTTCCGCGCGCTGGCGGACGCTTCGCCCGTGGGTGTGTTCCAGACCGACCCACGCGGCGCGTTCATGTACGTCAACCCGGCGTGGACGCAGACGACCGGGCTCGATATGGCGGACGCGCTGTACCGCCACGCCCCGGCGTTTGCGCACGTCGATGACCGCGACGCCGTCGCCGACCACTGGGCGACCGCGACGAAGCTGGGCATTGCGATGAGCTGCGAGATGCGGCTGCACCGGACCGACGACACAGCCCGGTGGGTCTCGATGCAGGCCAGCCCGATCATGCAGGACGACGGCCAGCTCTCGGGATACGTCGGGACCGTTGTCGATATCACCGACTACCGTGAGCGGGTCGCGATGATGGAGGACAGCGAGGCCCGCTACCGCACCCTGGCCGAGCACGCTAACGACATGATCTGGCGTGTCTCGGGGGCCGAGGCAATCTTTACATATGTCTCGCCCAGCGTGCACGCCCTGCTCGGCTACGCGCCCGAGGAGATGGTCGGCACCGACGCGTACGACTACTTCCACCCCGACGATGTCGAACAGGTCCGCGCCAAACACGGCGCGATGTCGCCTGAGCATCCCGAGTTTTTCAGCACCCACCGCTATCGACGCAGAGACGGGGGCTACATCGTGTTCGACGCGATCGGCCGACTGGTCGTGCCCGACGAGCCCGGCGAGCCGACGTACATCGTGGGGATCTCGCGCGACGTGACCCGCCGGGCCGAGGCCGAGCAGCAGCGCGAGGCGCTCGAGCAGCGGCTGCTGCAGAGCCAGAAGCTCGACGCGCTGGGGGGTTTCGCACGCGGGGTGGCGCACGACTTCCGCAACACGCTTTACGCGATCAACGCCTCGGCGCAGTCCGCCGCGAAGCAGATCGAGCCCGACCACGCCGCGCACCGCCCGCTGCAACTCGTGCAAGACGCCTGCGAACAGGCCAGCGCGATCACGCAGTCGCTGCTTACCTTCGCACGCGGCCAGGGCGCAACCAAAGAACGAATCAACCTGGCCGAAGTGGTATCGGAATCCGCCCGTCTGCTCGATGCCCTGTTGACCGAACGCACCCGCGTACACTGCGAGACGCCGACGGACCGGCCGCTTTGGATCGAGGGCAACCGGGCCGAGCTCGAGCAGGTCCTGATGAACCTGACGACCAACGCACGCGACGCGATGCCCGACGGGGGATCGGTCCACGTCGCGCTGACCGACGACGATGGACAGGCCGTGCTCGCCGTCACCGATACCGGCCAAGGCATGACGCCCGACGTCATGCGCCGCGCACTCGACCCGTTCTTCACCACCAAGGCCCGTCTCAAAGGCACCGGGCTCGGGCTCGCGCTGGTCCACGGTGTCATCGAAAACCACGGCGGCACGGTGCTGCTACATTCCACGCCCGGCCAAGGCACGACCGTCACACTCAAGGTCCCGCTAGCCGCCGCGCCGGCCGTCGAAGCTGCCCCCAACCCCCTCCCCTTTCCAAAGGCTTCCGCCTCATGA
- a CDS encoding DUF6428 family protein has translation MKLSNLVQTLQQHPDADLAFVLPDGKPVPPHFHVTEVGRVRKQFIDCGGTPRDTESCVLQVWVAQDDDHRLKAGKLGMIIGLAKDILRGDDLPLEVEYDVGVITQLAVSAIDASDGLIKLTLAGKHTACLAPDKCGVEGDAEGSGCCTPESAGAAGCCTPDPAVSLGGGQGKCC, from the coding sequence ATGAAACTATCTAACCTCGTACAGACGTTGCAGCAGCACCCCGACGCCGACCTCGCGTTTGTGTTGCCCGATGGCAAGCCCGTCCCGCCCCATTTCCACGTGACCGAGGTCGGGCGGGTGCGCAAGCAGTTCATCGACTGCGGCGGGACGCCGCGCGACACGGAGAGCTGTGTGTTGCAGGTGTGGGTCGCGCAGGACGATGACCACCGGCTCAAGGCCGGCAAGCTCGGCATGATCATCGGGCTGGCGAAGGACATCCTGCGAGGCGATGACCTGCCGCTGGAAGTGGAGTACGACGTGGGCGTGATCACGCAGCTCGCGGTGTCGGCGATCGACGCGAGCGATGGGCTGATCAAGCTGACCCTGGCGGGCAAACACACCGCGTGCCTCGCGCCGGACAAGTGCGGCGTCGAGGGTGATGCCGAAGGCAGTGGCTGCTGCACGCCCGAGAGCGCCGGCGCGGCCGGCTGCTGCACGCCCGACCCGGCGGTCTCGCTGGGTGGCGGGCAGGGCAAGTGCTGCTGA
- a CDS encoding pyridoxine 5'-phosphate synthase encodes MPTKLSVNVNKIATLRNQRDGEVPSVLAMSRLAMESGAHGITVHPRPDERHIRPSDCDDIAAAFTDGGFRAGEFNIEGNPLDFGGGHLMPILRRIRPTQATLVPDDPAQSTSDHGWDVVAHLETLKPIVAELQGLGCRVSLFLDPDPEMARRAAETGADRIELYTEGFAKAHTAGGDARRRSLDAFAVTAQAARSAGLGVNAGHDLNLENLPTFLDAVPGVDEVSIGHALVADALVMGMSAAVAAYVEVCQAAG; translated from the coding sequence ATGCCTACGAAACTCTCGGTCAACGTGAACAAAATCGCGACGCTGCGCAACCAGCGCGACGGGGAGGTGCCATCCGTGTTGGCGATGTCGCGGCTGGCGATGGAGTCGGGGGCGCACGGGATCACGGTGCACCCGCGGCCCGATGAGCGGCACATCCGGCCGAGCGACTGCGACGACATCGCCGCGGCATTTACAGACGGCGGGTTCCGGGCGGGTGAGTTCAATATCGAGGGCAACCCGCTGGACTTTGGGGGCGGGCATTTGATGCCGATCCTCCGGCGGATCAGGCCGACGCAGGCGACGCTGGTGCCGGATGATCCTGCGCAGTCGACGAGCGACCACGGCTGGGACGTGGTGGCGCACCTGGAGACGCTCAAGCCGATCGTCGCGGAGTTGCAGGGGCTGGGCTGCCGGGTGAGTCTGTTCCTGGACCCGGACCCGGAGATGGCCAGGCGTGCTGCCGAGACCGGCGCGGACCGGATCGAGCTTTACACCGAGGGGTTCGCCAAGGCGCACACGGCCGGGGGTGATGCGCGTAGGCGTTCGCTCGATGCGTTTGCGGTGACGGCACAGGCCGCGCGGTCGGCCGGGCTCGGGGTGAACGCGGGACATGATCTAAACCTTGAGAATCTGCCGACGTTTCTGGATGCGGTGCCCGGCGTCGATGAGGTGTCGATCGGCCACGCGCTGGTCGCGGATGCGCTGGTGATGGGGATGTCGGCGGCGGTGGCGGCGTATGTCGAGGTCTGCCAAGCGGCGGGCTGA